The Anaerohalosphaeraceae bacterium DNA segment CGCCCAGCCGCTCCACAATATCCTTGTTGGTGATTTTTTCCGCTTCTTCAAGCGTCAGTCCCTTAACCATTTCCGTCAGAACGGACGAAGAGGCAATGGCACTGGCGCATCCGAACGTCTGAAACTTGGCATCGGCGATCCGCCCGTCCGGGCCGAGCTTGAACGTAAACGTCAGGGCATCGCCGCAGGCCAGTGAACCCACCTCGCCGATGCCGTCCGGATTCTCAATCCGGCCGACGTTTTTCGGATTCAGAAAATGTTCCATCACTTTATCTGTATAATCCCACATGGCTTGAACTCCGTTTTTGGACCGTCTTTTACCCTTCCGGCAAAATTTCCATCATTCGTTCAAGGGCTTTTCGGGCCCTGATTGCAACCGCTTCCGGCACTTCAATTCGGTATTCCATATCCTGGAGCGACCAGAGCAGTTTTTCCAGGGTAATCTTCTTCATATTTGGACAAACGGCAAACTCGCTGATCGGCACAAATGTTTTCTCCGGATACTTCTTTCGAAGGGTGTGCACAATGCCTTCCTCAGTGGCAATGATAAACACGTTGGCTTTGCTCTGGCCGGCAAACCGAATCATTCCGCCGGTACTGAGCAGCTCATCAGCCATCCGACGGATTTCAGGTCCGCATTCCGGATGAGCCAGCACAAGGGAGTTCGGATACTGCTGCCGGGCTTTTTCTATATCTTCCGGG contains these protein-coding regions:
- the nadA gene encoding quinolinate synthase NadA, which gives rise to PEDIEKARQQYPNSLVLAHPECGPEIRRMADELLSTGGMIRFAGQSKANVFIIATEEGIVHTLRKKYPEKTFVPISEFAVCPNMKKITLEKLLWSLQDMEYRIEVPEAVAIRARKALERMMEILPEG